A region of Salmo salar chromosome ssa17, Ssal_v3.1, whole genome shotgun sequence DNA encodes the following proteins:
- the LOC106575275 gene encoding protein sprouty homolog 2 produces METSTQNGSGGGGSAGLLRVLRDSGRLHRPHHAQEGQPDPGVNPGQQAPVLSLDQIRITGSSNEYTEGPTVGPIVVPRPPGSLPTQQKNDLVVPLGLGTNEQLEPQDPRPNQRNLLPQLEQHPQPTHSTVPPMDALSLSSSTEGSRNSPRTSTGSTSSVQRLLNSPEVSEQIIMTQPKSVELKQEELKPLASTAGGAVVVTVPGGGAPAAREGLLGKHAYRCEDCGRCKCQECMCPRALPSCWMCGRRCVCSAQNAVDYGTCVCCVKGLFYHCSSDDEDTCADKPFSCSQSHCCVRWSAMGLLSLFLPCLLCYLPAKGCLAACQSCYDRVKRPGCRCKNTNVVHCKSVDCKPT; encoded by the coding sequence ATGGAGACCAGTACTCAAAATGGCAGTGGTGGCGGAGGGTCGGCCGGCTTGCTGCGTGTTCTGCGTGACAGCGGGAGGCTACACCGGCCTCACCATGCCCAGGAAGGGCAGCCCGATCCTGGGGTAAACCCCGGCCAGCAGGCCCCTGTGCTCTCGCTGGACCAGATCAGGATCACCGGGAGCAGTAATGAGTACACAGAGGGACCAACGGTGGGACCCATTGTGGTCCCTAGGCCCCCTGGCTCGTTGCCCACCCAGCAGAAGAACGACCTGGTGGTGCCACTGGGCCTGGGGACCAACGAGCAACTGGAGCCCCAGGACCCCAGGCCCAACCAGAGGAACTTACTCCCCCAACTTGAACAACATCCCCAGCCCACACACTCCACAGTCCCCCCTATGGATGCCCTATCTCTTTCTTCTAGCACAGAGGGCTCCAGAAACAGTCCGAGGACCAGTACAGGCAGCACGTCTTCCGTGCAGAGGCTCCTGAATAGCCCGGAGGTTAGCGAACAGATAATAATGACCCAGCCCAAAAGTGTGGAGCTTAAACAGGAGGAATTGAAGCCCCTGGCGAGCACGGCCGGAGGGGCGGTGGTGGTCACGGTGCCCGGTGGCGGTGCCCCCGCCGCTAGGGAGGGGCTGCTGGGTAAACACGCCTACCGCTGTGAGGACTGTGGCCGGTGCAAGTGCCAGGAGTGCATGTGCCCGCGTGCCCTGCCCTCCTGCTGGATGTGCGGCCGGCGGTGCGTGTGCTCGGCGCAGAACGCGGTGGACTATGGGACTTGCGTGTGCTGCGTCAAGGGCCTGTTCTATCACTGCTCCAGTGACGACGAGGATACATGCGCCGACAAGCCCTTCTCCTGCAGCCAGTCACACTGCTGCGTGCGCTGGTCGGCCATGGGCCTCCTTTCCCTGTTCCTACCCTGTCTCCTGTGCTACCTCCCAGCTAAAGGGTGTCTCGCCGCGTGCCAGAGCTGCTATGACCGCGTCAAGCGACCGGGGTGCCGGTGTAAGAACACTAACGTAGTCCACTGTAAGAGCGTCGACTGTAAGCCAACGTAA